In a single window of the Neodiprion virginianus isolate iyNeoVirg1 chromosome 1, iyNeoVirg1.1, whole genome shotgun sequence genome:
- the LOC124309270 gene encoding tRNA (guanine(10)-N2)-methyltransferase homolog, whose protein sequence is MIGIPKRYLLWFAHEHVDFRIAEIESICEMYDIKVTTILRPDEYPYWIIESDSEDAVKKIASRSISLRSCIELWGDGGSHEDLHRNLKEYPQENMRLHLNNEKSFKVIVETFCKHFSQDEKIKKIESFSYLPIEGPVNLRNPDTALMYIEYYGLDPNTIPDKPYHLFFGRLVADGQRQLIRKLSLKTRNFIGNTSMDPQLSLIMANQAQVKNGDLILDPFVGSGSLLVAASQFGGYTLGTDIDYLMLHARTRPSRISQKTRGKDESIASNMKQYGTSSYYIDVLVTDFSLPVWRSDMRVDAIITDPPYGIREATERVGTIKRQPVIDQHQVASHIPSKIDYGLPQMFVDLLSFAANHLCINGRLVCWFPLFREHYADEQLPSHPCLQLIANSEQILSTYTSRRLLTYKKIRDPQDDDPIDDSNVLDFRVRYFGHGDETRKERRMKRAEQRAKNKENWEKNIKSKTAR, encoded by the exons atgaTTGGAATTCCAAAAAGATATTTATTGTGGTTCGCGCACGAGCACGTCGATTTCAGGATAGCG GAAATCGAATCTATTTGTGAGATGTACGATATTAAAGTCACGACAATTCTGAGGCCTGACGAGTat CCATATTGGATAATCGAGTCGGATTCAGAAgatgctgtaaaaaaaattgctagcAGATCCATATCGCTTCGTTCCTGCATTGAATTGTGGGGTGATGGGGGCAGTCATGAAGATTTGCACAGGAATTTGAAGGAGTACCCGCAAGAAAACATGAGACTACAtcttaataatgaaaaatcctTCAAAGTTATTGTTGAAACATTTTGTAAGCATTTTTCACAAGatgagaaaattaagaaaatagag TCCTTTAGTTATCTGCCAATAGAGGGTCCTGTAAATTTGCGAAATCCAGATACAGCATTAATGTATATAGAGTATTACGGACTAGATCCTAATACAATACCTGACAAACCTTATCATCTTTTTTTCGGAAGACTG GTGGCTGATGGCCAGAGACAATTAATACGTAAACTATCTCTCAAAACGCGAAATTTCATAGGAAATACTTCAATGGATCCTCAATTATCCTTGATAATGGCCAATCAAGCGCAAGTAAAAAATGGAGATTTAATTCTCGATCCGTTTGTTGGTTCCGGGTCGCTACTTGTAGCAGCATCTCAATTTGGAGGGTACACTCTCGGTACAGACATAGATTATCTAATGCTTCATGCACGCACAAGGCCCTCTCGGATATCACAGAAG ACCAGAGGGAAAGACGAAAGTATAGCATCGAATATGAAGCAATATGGAACAAGTTCATATTACATCGATGTCTTAGTGACAGATTTCTCTTTACCTGTCTGGCGTTCAGACATGAGAGTCGATGCAATTATCACAGATC CTCCATATGGAATAAGAGAAGCAACGGAGCGTGTAGGTACCATAAAAAGACAGCCTGTAATCGACCAGCATCAAGTAGCTAGTCATATACCTTCTAAGATTGACTACGGGCTGCCTCAGATGTTCGTTGATCTGCTCTCATTTGCTGCGAATCATTTATGTATTAACGGCAGATTGGTATGCTGGTTTCCTTTGTTCAG GGAGCACTATGCAGACGAGCAGCTTCCTTCACATCCATGTTTGCAATTAATTGCCAATTCGGAACAGATTCTGAGTACATACACAAGTCGCCGCTTGCTTACTTATAAGAAAATTCGAGATCCTCAG GATGATGATCCAATTGATGATTCGAATGTATTAGACTTCCGTGTAAGATATTTCGGACATGGAGatgaaacaagaaaagaaagaagaatgaaGAGAGCAGAACAGAGGGCAAAGAATAAAGagaattgggaaaaaaatattaagtCAAAAACTGCAAGATGA
- the LOC124309292 gene encoding ER membrane protein complex subunit 2-A-like — MPWNYDNMSWTDVRDLFRTWREDSERKSEDVVELWESILIEKIHKLGNEKYLVLEQVCVAALDCNRLSVAKECIDLLEQEFPGSLRVLKYHAMHMEALEKYDEALKILDSIIKRDETNAAPRKRRLAILKAQGRITEAIKELTEYLKKFMSDQEAWHELCDLYLQEQEYAKAAFCMEELILHNPHSHLIYQRYAEIKYTQGGFDNMELAKTYFAQAIKLNPNNVRALYGLLLVANNIALSAKCPASKKKDAIKLGNWAATQIQKRYALKATEKDVKNVVDVLGQLQLES, encoded by the exons ATGCCATGGAATTATGATAATATGTCTTGGACAG ATGTACGAGACTTGTTCAGAACTTGGCGAGAAGATTCTGAACGCAAGAGTGAAGATGTGGTTGAGCTATGGGAATCCATATTAATAGAGAAGATCCACAAATTAGGAAACGAAA aaTATTTAGTCTTAGAACAAGTGTGTGTGGCTGCCTTGGATTGCAATCGTTTATCAGTTGCCAAAGAATGTATTGATTTATTGGAGCAAGAATTTCCAGGCAGCCTGAGGGTGCTGAAATATCACGCAATGCACATGGAAGCCTTGGAAAA ATACGATGAGGCCCTCAAGATTTTGGACTCCATAATAAAAAGAGATGAAACTAACGCAGCACCAAGAAAAAGAAGATTGGCAATTCTAAAGGCACAAGGTCGAATAACTGAAGCTATAAAAGAACTCACCgagtatttgaaaaa GTTCATGAGTGACCAAGAAGCATGGCACGAATTGTGTGATTTATACCTGCAAGAGCAAGAGTATGCTAAAGCAGCTTTTTGCATGGAAGAATTAATTTTGCACAACCCTCATAGTCATTTGATTTATCAGCGATATGCAGAAATTAAGTATACCCAG GGTGGATTCGATAATATGGAATTGGCAAAAACTTATTTCGCTCAAGCAATCAAGTTGAATCCCAACAACGTACGAGCACTTTATGGGCTATTATTG GTGGCAAACAACATTGCTTTATCAGCAAAGTGTCCTGCTTCAAAGAAAAAGGATGCAATAAAGCTTGGCAATTGGGCTGCAACTCAAATTCAGAAAAGGTATGCTTTAAAAGCAACAGAAAAAGATGTTAAAAATGTTGTAGATGTACTAGGGCAATTACAATTAGAGTCATAG
- the LOC124299061 gene encoding uncharacterized protein LOC124299061 isoform X2 — protein sequence MELGSSMSSGAVACPVCTLYLREGISLQKHLDTHPKEQVIEALIKASTSPAQQPQLNLSQPAQNPIHSPPNPVASQSPYPVGPVFECPPVAPMMSPQFASFSYQQFVNNGTMMIPQYAMAPQANQMMQMLYNPYGMYQQQQIPAVQMIAPISNVPTTSRSRPMVSVASDSGARNIIPPLNSAELEPKQILPEIEAEQVLPDVEMSVGSMPLSREPTVSTNQREGEDQSDRNQAQQGRHDSIPPHQDGSSRIEYGNIVQNSAMSNSTVEDDGDKGESVLPDIEDTESTSPTQQVPIQHEHTQTQNSEEFTQNFEGDSEKERNSRLAIIEIDLDAEDNKLDNEEQNLTEHRENMVVSVEESMPVARVKGSNEQPEVEQLERLLITIMDTEFNVDSLKSKNEKIEDEERNEKSCDQEVIVGDRETSVIQEVAATSNIGGSRSCVKIPEADRIRESFALNKDNDDRHTSVQTDVIETCAQEASTHFAYSYKNSISAPASPATQKSSYRLRTYSTRSEMGSNENLSSYPVGFEATTLLDEEDNEVDEKREFRDNFDEEDMEIDEITSPHTPFTKHNENVECVRSHTPLSTLSGISGLRVRTDLSKPCSPASTHSFQHLDTNSLCPEDDAEEMIDPATEKDPIDCMQLQREVELMENLKNISQKLQPNHVYHQSVITENLATFAIEHHSQKSMTIHDRYTEINRNNTDNLLDLSEPSEPTTSTDSKNFQPDKSILHKPTAELLNINEDAHPGPMNVLEFDGLQILVPSTFISESSQKAVSATSRQSMVSSEGGVEADEEIKSVNMRADEIMPPRGELSEQESNGCHEPSAWQLYMGQESSRMSTSYDLMARESWEESEGSDNEIGGPLLDSRSLATHFTSSLFLDRDRKTPTKRSFKCPHCSDVFDCPKERRVHTGTVHKEAGPSSSRDPMEEPEVKDIKLLDGRMNVFDDLFVPGLHVQQPLLHQLQPAHHTPDLTKLEVDRKIENLIVPTSIEISCSICGQMFNSEKSLQIHHRRVHVSESNKRVRESAKCQTCNEEFPSVVLFNTHLKIHPLECGQCGKYFYRKQNFKLHMKRHLGIKPFPCTVCDKAFLTKQKLDEHTNGHTGNAPVKCNLCNETFRRYSNLTQHKNRHHLNIKKKLKDYICHCGEVFHTKKKLAWHKETHDEKPKACTYCNERFIHMASLTRHMRRAHNRRFVPDAQRENENVECPICKCIYLRSSLAVHMRVHNGERPYECQVCSKAFSTKWNLQLHKWTHAARSTKPFKCNQCSAAFYRHSDYTAHMNSHRNVRPYTCNYCGAQFIRKYNCLRHVKEHEENKSYTCDICNKTFHRSYYLKEHLRVHSGARPYTCHICGKSSSTKSNHNKHVRIHHAREPVNTEN from the exons ATGGAGCTTGGAAGTAGCATGAGTTCAGGGGCAGTCGCCTGTCCCGTTTGCACTTTGTATTTACGTGAAGGTATAAGCTTGCAAAAGCATTTGGATACTCACCCCAAGGAACAGGTAATCGAAGCTCTGATCAAGGCGAGCACGTCGCCAGCGCAGCAGCCTCAGTTGAACCTTTCTCAACCGGCACAAAATCCCATCCATTCACCACCGAATCCTGTGGCTTCTCAGTCGCCGTACCCTGTAGGGCCAGTATTTGAATGTCCTCCGGTAGCCCCGATGATGTCACCTCAATTTGCCTCCTTCAGTTATCAACAGTTTGTTAACAACGGGACAATGATGATACCACAGTACGCAATGGCGCCGCAAGCCAATCAGATGATGCAAATGCTCTACAATCCCTACGGTATGTATCAACAGCAACAGATACCAGCGGTTCAGATGATCGCTCCTATATCGAATGTACCAACAACGTCGAGAAGCAGACCTATGGTCTCTGTGGCTAGTGACAGTGGCGCCAGGAACATCATTCCACCTTTAAATAGTGCCGAACTTGAACCAAAGCAAATTTTACCCGAAATTGAAGCAGAACAGGTTTTACCTGATGTTGAAATGTCGGTAGGTTCAATGCCGTTGTCCAGGGAACCAACGGTAAGCACAAATCAGCGGGAAGGTGAGGATCAAAGTGATCGGAATCAGGCACAACAAGGGCGGCACGATTCAATCCCTCCTCATCAGGATGGCAGTAGTCGAATTGAGTATGGAAATATTGTGCAGAATTCAGCAATGAGCAATAGTACAGTCGAGGATGACGGCGATAAGGGAGAAAGCGTACTACCTGACATAGAGGATACGGAATCGACCAGTCCTACACAACAAGTTCCCATACAGCACGAACACACGCAAACTCAGAACAGTGAGGAATTTACTCAGAACTTTGAAGGGGATTCTGAAAAGGAACGTAACAGTCGATTAGCTATTATTGAGATTGATTTAGATGCAGAAGATAATAAATTAGATAATGAAGAACAGAATTTGACGGAACATCGTGAGAACATGGTCGTTTCAGTTGAAGAAAGTATGCCTGTTGCGAGAGTCAAGGGATCGAATGAACAACCTGAAGTGGAACAATTGGAGCGTTTGTTGATAACCATAATGGATACTGAATTCAACGTTGATTCGTTAAAGAGTAAAAATGAGAAGATTGAGGATgaggaaagaaatgaaaaaagctGTGACCAGGAAGTTATTGTAGGTGATAGAGAAACTAGCGTGATACAAGAAGTAGCGGCAACTTCCAACATAGGCGGATCGAGAAGTTGCGTAAAGATACCGGAGGCTGATCGGATTCGAGAATCCTTTGCTCTTAACAAAGACAATGATGACCGTCATACATCAGTTCAAACGGATGTGATTGAAACTTGTGCTCAAGAGGCTAGTACCCACTTTGCGTATAGTTACAAAAATAGCATATCTGCTCCTGCTTCGCCGGCTACTCAGAAGAGCTCTTATCGGCTTAGAACTTATTCGACCCGTTCGGAAATGGGATCGAATGAAAACCTAAGTTCTTACCCTGTTGGTTTTGAGGCAACAACGCTACTGGATGAGGAGGACAATGAAGTGGATGAAAAACGAGAGTTCAGAGATAACTTTGATGAAGAAGACATGGAGATTGATGAAATTACCAGCCCTCATACTCCATTTACAAAACATAATGAAAATGTTGAGTGCGTCAGGTCTCACACACCATTGTCAACTTTAAGCGGAATCTCTGGCCTTAGAGTAAGAACCGATCTCAGCAAACCTTGTTCGCCAGCTTCGACACATTCCTTTCAACATCTTGACACAAATAGCCTTTGTCCAGAAGATGATGCTGAAGAGATGATAGACCCTGCAACCGAAAAAGATCCTATAGATTGTATGCAACTTCAGAGGGAAGTGGAACTAATGGAAAACTTGAAGAATATTTCACAGAAATTGCAGCCAAATCACGTCTACCATCAATCTGTGATAACTGAAAATCTCGCCACCTTCGCTATTGAACATCACTCTCAGAAATCCATGACTATCCACGATCGTTACACGGAGATAAATCGTAACAATACTGATAATCTTTTAGACTTATCTGAACCATCGGAACCAACGACAAGTACAGATTCGAAAAACTTCCAACCCGACAAGTCTATTCTTCACAAACCAACTGCAGAATTGTTGAATATCAATGAAGATGCACATCCAGGACCTATGAACGTACTCGAATTTGATGGACTTCAAATTCTGGTCCCTAGCACATTTATTAGTGAATCTTCCCAAAAAGCGGTCAGTGCAACAAGTCGACAATCTATGGTAAGCAGCGAGGGTGGGGTGGAGGCAGATGAGGAAATCAAGAGCGTTAACATGAGGGCGGATGAAATCATGCCTCCAAGGGGAGAATTATCGGAACAAGAAAGCAATGGATGCCATGAACCTTCAGCATGGCAG TTGTACATGGGTCAGGAATCGTCACGGATGTCGACGTCATACGATTTAATGGCACGTGAGAGTTGGGAGGAATCTGAGGGATCAGATAACGAGATTGGAGGCCCTCTTTTAGACAGTCGTTCATTGGCAACTCATTTCACTTCCAGTCTGTTTCTGGACCGTGATAGAAAAACTCCTACAAAGCGATCTTTCAAGTGTCCGCATTGTTCGGATGTTTTTGACTGTCCGAAAGAACGTAGAGTGCATACAGGGACTGTACATAAAGAAGCAGGACCTAGCAGCAGCAGAGATCCCATGGAGGAACCTGAAGTTAAAGACATAAAATTACTAGACGGACGAATGAATGTGTTCGACGATCTCTTTGTTCCAGGGCTGCATGTGCAGCAACCTCTTCTTCATCAGCTTCAACCAGCCCACCATACTCCGGATCTGACAAAGTTGGAAGTTGATAGGAAGATTGAAAACTTGATTGTTCCAACATCTATTGAAATCTCTTGTTCGATTTGTGGGCAAATGTTTAATAGCGAAAAATCATTGCAAATACATCATAGAAGGGTACATGTTTCCGAGAGTAATAAGCGTGTGCGGGAGAGCGCTAAGTGTCAAACATGCAACGAAGAATTTCCATCGGTTGTTTTGTTTAATACACACTTGAAGATTCATCCCTTGGAATGTGGTCAATGCGGTAAATATTTCTATAGAAAACAAAACTTCAAACTACATATGAAACGACACCTTGGAATAAAGCCTTTCCCTTGCACTGTCTGTGACAAAGCATTTCTGACTAAACAAAAGCTGGATGAACATACCAACGGTCACACCGGTAACGCTCCTGTCAAGTGTAACTTGTGTAACGAAACTTTCAGACGTTATTCGAACTTAACTCAACACAAAAACCGGCatcatttaaatataaaaaaaaaactaaaggACTATATTTGTCACTGTGGTGAAGTGTTTCacacaaagaaaaaattggcttGGCATAAAGAAACGCATGACGAAAAACCGAAGGCATGCACTTACTGTAATGAGAGATTCATTCACATGGCCAGTTTAACGCGACATATGCGGAGAGCTCATAATCGTAGATTTGTTCCTGATGCTCAaagggaaaatgaaaatgtcgaATGTCCTATCtgtaaatgtatttatttacgcTCATCCTTGGCGGTGCACATGCGAGTTCATAATGGAGAAAGACCTTACGAATGCCAAGTTTGTTCTAAGGCGTTCAGCACAAAATGGAACCTACAACTGCACAAATGGACCCATGCTGCGCGCAGTACAAAACCTTTCAAATGTAACCAATGTAGCGCCGCCTTTTATCGTCACAGCGATTATACAGCTCACATGAACTCTCACCGTAATGTACGACCTTATACATGTAACTACTGTGGAGCACAATTTATCCGGAAATATAATTGCCTACGACACGTCAAGGAACATGAAGAGAACAAATCGTACACGTGCGATATTTGCAACAAAACTTTCCATCGATCTTACTACCTTAAAGAACATTTGCGAGTCCATTCCGGCGCCAGACCATACACGTGTCATATCTGTGGTAAATCTAGTAGTACCAAGTCAAATCATAATAAACATGTGAGAATTCACCATGCAAGGGAACCTGTAAATACCGAAAACTAA
- the LOC124299061 gene encoding uncharacterized protein LOC124299061 isoform X1: MELGSSMSSGAVACPVCTLYLREGISLQKHLDTHPKEQVIEALIKASTSPAQQPQLNLSQPAQNPIHSPPNPVASQSPYPVGPVFECPPVAPMMSPQFASFSYQQFVNNGTMMIPQYAMAPQANQMMQMLYNPYGMYQQQQIPAVQMIAPISNVPTTSRSRPMVSVASDSGARNIIPPLNSAELEPKQILPEIEAEQVLPDVEMSVGSMPLSREPTVSTNQREGEDQSDRNQAQQGRHDSIPPHQDGSSRIEYGNIVQNSAMSNSTVEDDGDKGESVLPDIEDTESTSPTQQVPIQHEHTQTQNSEEFTQNFEGDSEKERNSRLAIIEIDLDAEDNKLDNEEQNLTEHRENMVVSVEESMPVARVKGSNEQPEVEQLERLLITIMDTEFNVDSLKSKNEKIEDEERNEKSCDQEVIVGDRETSVIQEVAATSNIGGSRSCVKIPEADRIRESFALNKDNDDRHTSVQTDVIETCAQEASTHFAYSYKNSISAPASPATQKSSYRLRTYSTRSEMGSNENLSSYPVGFEATTLLDEEDNEVDEKREFRDNFDEEDMEIDEITSPHTPFTKHNENVECVRSHTPLSTLSGISGLRVRTDLSKPCSPASTHSFQHLDTNSLCPEDDAEEMIDPATEKDPIDCMQLQREVELMENLKNISQKLQPNHVYHQSVITENLATFAIEHHSQKSMTIHDRYTEINRNNTDNLLDLSEPSEPTTSTDSKNFQPDKSILHKPTAELLNINEDAHPGPMNVLEFDGLQILVPSTFISESSQKAVSATSRQSMVSSEGGVEADEEIKSVNMRADEIMPPRGELSEQESNGCHEPSAWQQLYMGQESSRMSTSYDLMARESWEESEGSDNEIGGPLLDSRSLATHFTSSLFLDRDRKTPTKRSFKCPHCSDVFDCPKERRVHTGTVHKEAGPSSSRDPMEEPEVKDIKLLDGRMNVFDDLFVPGLHVQQPLLHQLQPAHHTPDLTKLEVDRKIENLIVPTSIEISCSICGQMFNSEKSLQIHHRRVHVSESNKRVRESAKCQTCNEEFPSVVLFNTHLKIHPLECGQCGKYFYRKQNFKLHMKRHLGIKPFPCTVCDKAFLTKQKLDEHTNGHTGNAPVKCNLCNETFRRYSNLTQHKNRHHLNIKKKLKDYICHCGEVFHTKKKLAWHKETHDEKPKACTYCNERFIHMASLTRHMRRAHNRRFVPDAQRENENVECPICKCIYLRSSLAVHMRVHNGERPYECQVCSKAFSTKWNLQLHKWTHAARSTKPFKCNQCSAAFYRHSDYTAHMNSHRNVRPYTCNYCGAQFIRKYNCLRHVKEHEENKSYTCDICNKTFHRSYYLKEHLRVHSGARPYTCHICGKSSSTKSNHNKHVRIHHAREPVNTEN; the protein is encoded by the exons ATGGAGCTTGGAAGTAGCATGAGTTCAGGGGCAGTCGCCTGTCCCGTTTGCACTTTGTATTTACGTGAAGGTATAAGCTTGCAAAAGCATTTGGATACTCACCCCAAGGAACAGGTAATCGAAGCTCTGATCAAGGCGAGCACGTCGCCAGCGCAGCAGCCTCAGTTGAACCTTTCTCAACCGGCACAAAATCCCATCCATTCACCACCGAATCCTGTGGCTTCTCAGTCGCCGTACCCTGTAGGGCCAGTATTTGAATGTCCTCCGGTAGCCCCGATGATGTCACCTCAATTTGCCTCCTTCAGTTATCAACAGTTTGTTAACAACGGGACAATGATGATACCACAGTACGCAATGGCGCCGCAAGCCAATCAGATGATGCAAATGCTCTACAATCCCTACGGTATGTATCAACAGCAACAGATACCAGCGGTTCAGATGATCGCTCCTATATCGAATGTACCAACAACGTCGAGAAGCAGACCTATGGTCTCTGTGGCTAGTGACAGTGGCGCCAGGAACATCATTCCACCTTTAAATAGTGCCGAACTTGAACCAAAGCAAATTTTACCCGAAATTGAAGCAGAACAGGTTTTACCTGATGTTGAAATGTCGGTAGGTTCAATGCCGTTGTCCAGGGAACCAACGGTAAGCACAAATCAGCGGGAAGGTGAGGATCAAAGTGATCGGAATCAGGCACAACAAGGGCGGCACGATTCAATCCCTCCTCATCAGGATGGCAGTAGTCGAATTGAGTATGGAAATATTGTGCAGAATTCAGCAATGAGCAATAGTACAGTCGAGGATGACGGCGATAAGGGAGAAAGCGTACTACCTGACATAGAGGATACGGAATCGACCAGTCCTACACAACAAGTTCCCATACAGCACGAACACACGCAAACTCAGAACAGTGAGGAATTTACTCAGAACTTTGAAGGGGATTCTGAAAAGGAACGTAACAGTCGATTAGCTATTATTGAGATTGATTTAGATGCAGAAGATAATAAATTAGATAATGAAGAACAGAATTTGACGGAACATCGTGAGAACATGGTCGTTTCAGTTGAAGAAAGTATGCCTGTTGCGAGAGTCAAGGGATCGAATGAACAACCTGAAGTGGAACAATTGGAGCGTTTGTTGATAACCATAATGGATACTGAATTCAACGTTGATTCGTTAAAGAGTAAAAATGAGAAGATTGAGGATgaggaaagaaatgaaaaaagctGTGACCAGGAAGTTATTGTAGGTGATAGAGAAACTAGCGTGATACAAGAAGTAGCGGCAACTTCCAACATAGGCGGATCGAGAAGTTGCGTAAAGATACCGGAGGCTGATCGGATTCGAGAATCCTTTGCTCTTAACAAAGACAATGATGACCGTCATACATCAGTTCAAACGGATGTGATTGAAACTTGTGCTCAAGAGGCTAGTACCCACTTTGCGTATAGTTACAAAAATAGCATATCTGCTCCTGCTTCGCCGGCTACTCAGAAGAGCTCTTATCGGCTTAGAACTTATTCGACCCGTTCGGAAATGGGATCGAATGAAAACCTAAGTTCTTACCCTGTTGGTTTTGAGGCAACAACGCTACTGGATGAGGAGGACAATGAAGTGGATGAAAAACGAGAGTTCAGAGATAACTTTGATGAAGAAGACATGGAGATTGATGAAATTACCAGCCCTCATACTCCATTTACAAAACATAATGAAAATGTTGAGTGCGTCAGGTCTCACACACCATTGTCAACTTTAAGCGGAATCTCTGGCCTTAGAGTAAGAACCGATCTCAGCAAACCTTGTTCGCCAGCTTCGACACATTCCTTTCAACATCTTGACACAAATAGCCTTTGTCCAGAAGATGATGCTGAAGAGATGATAGACCCTGCAACCGAAAAAGATCCTATAGATTGTATGCAACTTCAGAGGGAAGTGGAACTAATGGAAAACTTGAAGAATATTTCACAGAAATTGCAGCCAAATCACGTCTACCATCAATCTGTGATAACTGAAAATCTCGCCACCTTCGCTATTGAACATCACTCTCAGAAATCCATGACTATCCACGATCGTTACACGGAGATAAATCGTAACAATACTGATAATCTTTTAGACTTATCTGAACCATCGGAACCAACGACAAGTACAGATTCGAAAAACTTCCAACCCGACAAGTCTATTCTTCACAAACCAACTGCAGAATTGTTGAATATCAATGAAGATGCACATCCAGGACCTATGAACGTACTCGAATTTGATGGACTTCAAATTCTGGTCCCTAGCACATTTATTAGTGAATCTTCCCAAAAAGCGGTCAGTGCAACAAGTCGACAATCTATGGTAAGCAGCGAGGGTGGGGTGGAGGCAGATGAGGAAATCAAGAGCGTTAACATGAGGGCGGATGAAATCATGCCTCCAAGGGGAGAATTATCGGAACAAGAAAGCAATGGATGCCATGAACCTTCAGCATGGCAG CAGTTGTACATGGGTCAGGAATCGTCACGGATGTCGACGTCATACGATTTAATGGCACGTGAGAGTTGGGAGGAATCTGAGGGATCAGATAACGAGATTGGAGGCCCTCTTTTAGACAGTCGTTCATTGGCAACTCATTTCACTTCCAGTCTGTTTCTGGACCGTGATAGAAAAACTCCTACAAAGCGATCTTTCAAGTGTCCGCATTGTTCGGATGTTTTTGACTGTCCGAAAGAACGTAGAGTGCATACAGGGACTGTACATAAAGAAGCAGGACCTAGCAGCAGCAGAGATCCCATGGAGGAACCTGAAGTTAAAGACATAAAATTACTAGACGGACGAATGAATGTGTTCGACGATCTCTTTGTTCCAGGGCTGCATGTGCAGCAACCTCTTCTTCATCAGCTTCAACCAGCCCACCATACTCCGGATCTGACAAAGTTGGAAGTTGATAGGAAGATTGAAAACTTGATTGTTCCAACATCTATTGAAATCTCTTGTTCGATTTGTGGGCAAATGTTTAATAGCGAAAAATCATTGCAAATACATCATAGAAGGGTACATGTTTCCGAGAGTAATAAGCGTGTGCGGGAGAGCGCTAAGTGTCAAACATGCAACGAAGAATTTCCATCGGTTGTTTTGTTTAATACACACTTGAAGATTCATCCCTTGGAATGTGGTCAATGCGGTAAATATTTCTATAGAAAACAAAACTTCAAACTACATATGAAACGACACCTTGGAATAAAGCCTTTCCCTTGCACTGTCTGTGACAAAGCATTTCTGACTAAACAAAAGCTGGATGAACATACCAACGGTCACACCGGTAACGCTCCTGTCAAGTGTAACTTGTGTAACGAAACTTTCAGACGTTATTCGAACTTAACTCAACACAAAAACCGGCatcatttaaatataaaaaaaaaactaaaggACTATATTTGTCACTGTGGTGAAGTGTTTCacacaaagaaaaaattggcttGGCATAAAGAAACGCATGACGAAAAACCGAAGGCATGCACTTACTGTAATGAGAGATTCATTCACATGGCCAGTTTAACGCGACATATGCGGAGAGCTCATAATCGTAGATTTGTTCCTGATGCTCAaagggaaaatgaaaatgtcgaATGTCCTATCtgtaaatgtatttatttacgcTCATCCTTGGCGGTGCACATGCGAGTTCATAATGGAGAAAGACCTTACGAATGCCAAGTTTGTTCTAAGGCGTTCAGCACAAAATGGAACCTACAACTGCACAAATGGACCCATGCTGCGCGCAGTACAAAACCTTTCAAATGTAACCAATGTAGCGCCGCCTTTTATCGTCACAGCGATTATACAGCTCACATGAACTCTCACCGTAATGTACGACCTTATACATGTAACTACTGTGGAGCACAATTTATCCGGAAATATAATTGCCTACGACACGTCAAGGAACATGAAGAGAACAAATCGTACACGTGCGATATTTGCAACAAAACTTTCCATCGATCTTACTACCTTAAAGAACATTTGCGAGTCCATTCCGGCGCCAGACCATACACGTGTCATATCTGTGGTAAATCTAGTAGTACCAAGTCAAATCATAATAAACATGTGAGAATTCACCATGCAAGGGAACCTGTAAATACCGAAAACTAA